The nucleotide window TGCTCGCGGAGCAGGCCAAGGTGGGCAACTTCTGCGAGGTCAAGAAGGCGAGCATCGGCAAGGGCTCCAAGGTCAGCCATCTCACCTACCTCGGTGACGCCGTGATCGGCGCGGGGGTCAACGTGGGCGCGGGCACCATCACCTGCAACTACGACGGCAGGAATAAATTTCAGACCACCATCAAGGACGGGGCCTTCATCGGCTCCAATTCCGCGCTGGTGGCCCCGGTGACCGTGGGCGAGAACGCGCTCGTGGGCGCCGGTTCCGTGATCACCAAGGATGTTCCGGACGGAAATCTGGCCGTGGCCAGGGGCCGACAGGCCAATATCGCCCGCAAGCGCGGGGACTCTTGATTTTCGAAAAGGAACCGGATATTACGGAAACATGGAAATCATTGCTCGGCTGGAAAGCAAGTTTGACGAGATGCTAAGCAAAATCAGCGCGTTGGAAGAAGAAAACCAACGCCTGAAGGCACTGGTCGAGCAGGAAACCGACAACAGGCGGCAGGTGCGGGAACGCATCGAACGCCTCCTGGAGCGGATCGAGGGACAGTCCGGATAAGGGGACATGCCATGCCGCGCTATTCCCTGTCCCTGTGCGGTCTGGAAGTTACCTTCCGGACCGACGCTGAAGCGGACCGCATCGAAGCCGCCAAGGCCCTGCTTGAAGAGCGAGTGAACAGCTTGAGCAAGAGCGGTGGCAGCATCAGCAAAGATAAGCTGCTCGCGTGCGTTGCCCTCGGGCTGGCGGATGACTATCTTGAGTCGGAAGCCTCCCGAAGGCGGATGGAAGAGCGAATCGGCGAGCTTTTGGAGAGATAAACCGGGCCGATAACAGGCCCGACTGAAAACGTGAATACCCCTGGGGAGTTGGTGATTGTCCGATGGTTTTTGAGCCAATGTATTCAAAAAGGGATCCAAGCCCAGGCCAACCCCTGTGCATGCCCGGCCTTGCCGGGAAGCCTGACGGTGGCCGGCGGAGCCCACCTGGTCAAACCAGGTTCAAAACTGACGGCAACACGGCCTCCCGGGGCTCCGTTTAGATAACGGCATGGCGGAAGGCGCGCACGCAAAGGCGTGAGCGCCCGCCCGCCGTGGTCCGGTCTGCTTCTCTCCCGCCGAAATCCGGTTTCGAGACCGGCTCCTTCCGTATGCACTCACCGAATTGCGAGTGACGACCGCCCGTGCGCGAACGCGGCGAGGCGGAAATATCAGGCCGTCGTGCCTGTCAACATACAAACAAGGAGTGCGCCATGTTCGAAGCGCTATTTGTTTTGGCGGGTCTCGTTGCCGGAGGGGGCACGGGATACCTGCTGCATAGACATATCTCCGCGAAAAAAGTGGGCGATGCCAACGACCTGGCCAAGCGCATCGTCGAGGAGGCACGCAAGGAAGCGGACGCCCTGAAAAAGGAACTGCGCCTCCAGGCGCAGGACGAGATTTATTCGCAGAAAAAAGAGCAGGAACAGGAGTTCAAGAATCGCGAAAGCGAGCTGAAGAAGCAGGAAACCCGTCTTCAGGAAAAAGAGGAACGCCTGGAATCCAAGCTGGAAAAGGTCGCGGGCAAGGAGTCCGAGGTCAACCAGATGGAGAAGCGGCTCATCAAGCTCGAAAAGGAGCTGGAAGACCGCCGTGAAGACCTCGACCGCCTCTGGGACGAGCACGACCAGAAGCTTCAGGAAATCTCCGGACTGACCAAGGAAGAGGCGCGCGAGCAGCTCATGACGGAGATCGAGTCGCGCACGCGGCACGAGGCCGGCAAGATGGTCCGCGCCATCGAGATGGAAGCCAAGGAGACCGCCGATAAAAAAGCCAAGGAAATTCTTTCCCTGGCGCTCCAGCGCTACGCCGGGGAATATGCGGGCGAGCACACCGTCACCGCCGTGACCCTGCCTTCCGAGGACATGAAGGGCCGGATCATCGGCCGCGAGGGCCGCAACATCCGTGCGCTGGAAGCCGCCACCGGCGTGGACCTGATCATCGACGACACCCCGGAAACCGTGGTGCTCTCCGCGTTCAGCCCGCTGCGCCGCGAAGTGGCCAAGCTCGCGCTCGAACGTCTGATCCACGACGGACGCATCCACCCCGCGCGCATCGAGGACATCGTCAAGAAGGTCGAGCAGGAGCTGGAAGTCAAGCTGCGCGAGATCGGCGAACAGGCCACCTTCGACGTGGGCGTGCACGGCATCCACCCCGATCTGATCAAGCTGCTCGGACAGCTCCAGTACCGCACCAGCTTCTCGCAGAACGTCCTGCACCATTCCCTCGAAGTGGCCTTCCTCTGCGGCATCATGGCCGCCGAGCTGGGACTCGACGAGAAGCAGGCCAAGCGGGCCGGGCTGCTGCACGACATCGGCAAGGCCGTGGACCACGAGATCGAAGGCCCCCACGCCACCATCGGCGCGGACCTGGCCAAGAAGCACGGCGAGTCCAAGGCCATCGTGCACGCCATCGCCGCGCACCACGAGGACGTGCCCCCGCAGTCCATCCTGGCGAACCTGGTCCAGGCCGCAGACTCCCTGTCCGGCGCCCGGCCCGGCGCGCGCAAGGAGCTGCTGGAAAACTACGTCAAGCGTCTTGAAGAGCTGGAAGGCATCGCCACCGGCTTCCGCGGCGTGGCCAAGGCCTACGCCATCCAGGCGGGCCGAGAAATCCGCGTCATGGTCGATTCCGACCGCGTGGGCGACGACGACACCTACGTGCTCTGTAAGGACATCTCCGAAAAGATCGAAAACAACATGACCTATCCCGGTCAGATCCGCGTGACCGTGATCCGCGAGAAGCGCGCCGTGGGATACGCGAAATAAGGCGTACGGCATGCCTGGGGGCGGGGAACCCGTCACGGGATTCCCCCTCCCCCGGGCTTCCGCTCCGACCTGAATTTTCCCCTTGCGCGGAGCCGTCGGACAAACCGACGGCTCCGCGCGTGTTTGCGAAGGCCGAAATAATGAAGATACTTTTCCTCGGTGACATCGTGGGCCGTCCCGGCCGCAAGATCGTCAAGGAACGCCTGCCGCGTCTGCGCGAGTCGCTGGGGCTGGACATGGTCGCGGCCAACGGCGAAAATGCTTCCGGCGGCCTGGGCCTGTCCGCGAAGAACGCCCGCGAACTGCTGAACGCGGGCGTGGACGTGCTCACCAGCGGCAACCACGTCTGGAAGTTTCAGGACGTGGGCTCGTTGCTGCGGGGCGAGGCGCGCGTGTTGCGGCCTGCCAACTATCCGCCCGGCGCGCCCGGCAGGGGCGTGGGCATCTACGAGCTGCCGGGCTGCGCTCCCGTGGCCGTGCTCAACGTCCAGGGCCGCACCTTCATGCCGCCTGTGGATTGTCCGTTCCGCTGCCTGGACGCGCTCCTGGCGGAAGTGCCGGACGAGGTGCGCGTGCGGCTGGTGGATTTTCACGCCGAGGCCACAAGCGAGAAGATATCGCTCGGCTGGCATCTGGACGACCGGAAGTCCGGCCGGGTCAGCGCCCTTGCCGGAACGCACACCCATGTGCAGACCAACGACGCGCGCGTGCTGCCGGGCGGCATGGGCTACGTCACGGACCTGGGCATGTGCGGTCCGCGCGACGGCTGCCTGGGCATGAAGCCGGGGCCCATCGTGCAGCGCTTCCTGAACGGTCTGCCGGCAAAATTCGAGGTCGCGGGCGGGGTTGCGGTTTTACAAGGTGCGCTTTTTGACATAGACGAATCCACGGGCCGCGCGCGCAGCGTGCGCCTTGTCAATGAAACTTGAGCGGAACGTGAGGCGATGATGCGGAGCGTATGCGTTTTTCTGGGCTCCTGCCCCGGCAGCGACCCCGTCTATGTGGCGCGGGCGCAGGAGCTGGCGCGCCTTGTGGCGCGGCGGGGCATGACCCTGGTCTACGGCGGGTCCAATGTGGGCTGCATGGGCAAGCTAGCGGACGCTGCCCTGGCCGAGGGCGGCCGGGTCGTGGGCGTGATTCCGAAGGTTCTTCGGGACAAGGAAATCGCGCACAACGGCCTCAGCGAACTGCACGTGGTCGAGGGCATGATGGAGCGCAAGCGCCTGCTGCTCGATCTCTCGGAAGGCTTCATCAGCATTCCCGGCGGGATGGGCACCATGGACGAGTTCTTCGAGGCCCTGACCTGGACCCAGCTTGGGCTGCATGACAAGCCCAACGGGCTCTTGAACGTGAACGGATATTACGACCATCTGCTGGCGTTTTTGGAACATGGCGCGGACCACGGCTTCATCCGTCCGCAGCATCGGGGCCTCTGGCTGGTGGACGGCGAGCCCGAAGCGCTGCTGGAGAGGATGGAGGCCTGGAAGCCGGTGCGGGGCGGAAAATGGGCCGAGCGGCCCGATCTGGACTAACGGAGTTTGGAGATGAATATTTTCGATGAGTTGAAGTGGCGCGGTCTGGTCAACCAGGTTTCGGACGAGGAAGGGGTCCGCGAGTACCTCTCCGAGCCGGGTCGCGTGATGTATTGCGGTTTCGACCCCACGGCCGAGAGCCTGCACATCGGCAACCTGGTGCCGCTGCTCTGCCTCGTGCGCATGAAGCGCGCCGGCCACAAGCCCATCTTCCTGCTGGGCGGGGCCACGGGCCGCATCGGCGACCCCTCCGGCAAGGACAAGGAACGGGACATGTCCGACGAGACCGTGCTGGACATGCGCGCCGCCAAGATCGAGGCCCAGGTGCGGGCTTTTGTGCAGCGCAATTCGGACGGCGACGCGGACGTGGCCAACAACTACGACTGGACCAAGAACATGTCCGCGCTGGGCCTGCTGCGCGACATCGGCAAGCATTTCACCATCAACTGGATGCTCCAGAAGGAATCGGTCAAGAACCGCATCGTGCGGGAGGAAACCGGCATTTCCTATACCGAGTTCTCCTACATGGTGCTCCAGGGCATGGACTTCTGGTGGCTCTACAAGAACCGCGACTGCCGTCTTCAGATCGGCGGCGGCGACCAGTGGGGCAACATCACGGCGGGATGCGAACTGATCCGGCGCAAGGAGCAGGGCTCCGGCTACGCCCTGACCTTCCCGCTGATCACCACGGCCTCGGGCAAGAAGTTCGGCAAGAGCGAGGGCAACGCGATCTGGCTGAACGCCGAGATGACCAGCCCCTACGCCTTCTATCAGTTCTGGCTGAATACCGAGGACGCGGACGTGGTCAACTTCCTCAAGTACTTTACGTTCCTGGACCAGGAGCAGATCGCGGAGATCGCGGAAAGCGTGGAGAAGGAGCCGCACCTGCGCCTGGGGCAGAAGCGGCTGGCCGAGGAGGTCACCCGCATGATCCACGGCCAGGACGAGCTGGACAAGGTCCAGGCGGCCACGGATGTGCTCTTCGGCGGCGGGGACATCGCCCGCGTGGATGCCGCCACGTTGAAGCAGGCCCTGGGCGCGGCTCCGGCCATCACCTGCGCGCGCGGCGAACTGCCCGACGTGCCGCAGATGCTCGTGGACCTCGGACTGGCCAAGTCCAAGGGACAGGCCCGCAAGGACATGCAGGCGGGCGGGGTCTACGTGAACCAGCAGCGCGCGGACGCCGACTATGCGCCGAGCGAATCGGATTTCATCGGCGGCGAGTTGCTGCTCCTGCGCAAAGGCAAGAAGAATTACGGGCTGGTAGTGCTCGGCTGAGCAGTGATCAACGGCCCGGATGCCCCGCCACTGGACGGGGAGCGTCAGGCGCTTGTCGATAAATGACGAAAAGGGCGGTCCTGCGGGGCCGCCCTTTTTGCGTGGGGA belongs to Paucidesulfovibrio longus DSM 6739 and includes:
- a CDS encoding LOG family protein; the protein is MMRSVCVFLGSCPGSDPVYVARAQELARLVARRGMTLVYGGSNVGCMGKLADAALAEGGRVVGVIPKVLRDKEIAHNGLSELHVVEGMMERKRLLLDLSEGFISIPGGMGTMDEFFEALTWTQLGLHDKPNGLLNVNGYYDHLLAFLEHGADHGFIRPQHRGLWLVDGEPEALLERMEAWKPVRGGKWAERPDLD
- a CDS encoding TIGR00282 family metallophosphoesterase, giving the protein MKILFLGDIVGRPGRKIVKERLPRLRESLGLDMVAANGENASGGLGLSAKNARELLNAGVDVLTSGNHVWKFQDVGSLLRGEARVLRPANYPPGAPGRGVGIYELPGCAPVAVLNVQGRTFMPPVDCPFRCLDALLAEVPDEVRVRLVDFHAEATSEKISLGWHLDDRKSGRVSALAGTHTHVQTNDARVLPGGMGYVTDLGMCGPRDGCLGMKPGPIVQRFLNGLPAKFEVAGGVAVLQGALFDIDESTGRARSVRLVNET
- the rny gene encoding ribonuclease Y, coding for MFEALFVLAGLVAGGGTGYLLHRHISAKKVGDANDLAKRIVEEARKEADALKKELRLQAQDEIYSQKKEQEQEFKNRESELKKQETRLQEKEERLESKLEKVAGKESEVNQMEKRLIKLEKELEDRREDLDRLWDEHDQKLQEISGLTKEEAREQLMTEIESRTRHEAGKMVRAIEMEAKETADKKAKEILSLALQRYAGEYAGEHTVTAVTLPSEDMKGRIIGREGRNIRALEAATGVDLIIDDTPETVVLSAFSPLRREVAKLALERLIHDGRIHPARIEDIVKKVEQELEVKLREIGEQATFDVGVHGIHPDLIKLLGQLQYRTSFSQNVLHHSLEVAFLCGIMAAELGLDEKQAKRAGLLHDIGKAVDHEIEGPHATIGADLAKKHGESKAIVHAIAAHHEDVPPQSILANLVQAADSLSGARPGARKELLENYVKRLEELEGIATGFRGVAKAYAIQAGREIRVMVDSDRVGDDDTYVLCKDISEKIENNMTYPGQIRVTVIREKRAVGYAK
- a CDS encoding cell division protein ZapA translates to MPRYSLSLCGLEVTFRTDAEADRIEAAKALLEERVNSLSKSGGSISKDKLLACVALGLADDYLESEASRRRMEERIGELLER
- the tyrS gene encoding tyrosine--tRNA ligase, with the translated sequence MNIFDELKWRGLVNQVSDEEGVREYLSEPGRVMYCGFDPTAESLHIGNLVPLLCLVRMKRAGHKPIFLLGGATGRIGDPSGKDKERDMSDETVLDMRAAKIEAQVRAFVQRNSDGDADVANNYDWTKNMSALGLLRDIGKHFTINWMLQKESVKNRIVREETGISYTEFSYMVLQGMDFWWLYKNRDCRLQIGGGDQWGNITAGCELIRRKEQGSGYALTFPLITTASGKKFGKSEGNAIWLNAEMTSPYAFYQFWLNTEDADVVNFLKYFTFLDQEQIAEIAESVEKEPHLRLGQKRLAEEVTRMIHGQDELDKVQAATDVLFGGGDIARVDAATLKQALGAAPAITCARGELPDVPQMLVDLGLAKSKGQARKDMQAGGVYVNQQRADADYAPSESDFIGGELLLLRKGKKNYGLVVLG